TGCCGAGAACGTCGAAGGCGATGCCCGGCTTCCACATCGCCGAGGCGAGAAGGCTCACGACGATGGCCGCGATCAGCACAAGATTGACGAGGCCACGGATGCGCGGCGGCTCCCCGCGGCCGGTGTCGCCGAGCGGCGGCTCACTGCGGAAGCGCCAGACGTCGACAGCGACGAAGATCGCGAGCAGCAGTCCGGCAACGATCGCGGTCTGCAACCAGATGGTGCGCGTGGTCCAGAAGAAGTCGACACCATGCAGGAAGCCGACGAAGAGCGGGGGATCGCCGAGCGGGCTCAGCGCGCCGCCGACATTGGCGACCAGGATGATGAAGAAGATGATGACATGGGTGTTGTGACGCCGCACCCGGTTGGCGCGGATCAACGGGCGGATCAGGATCATCGCGGCACCCGTGGTGCCGACGATGCTCGCTCCAAACGTGCCGAGCGCGAGGATGCCGGCATTGGTCGCTGGCGTGGCCTTGATGTCACCGGTAATGAGAATGCCGCCGGCCACGACATAGAGCGAGAACAGCAGCACGATGAAGCCGAGATATTCGGCGAGCATGGCGTGGACGAGCGCCGCCAGTGTCGCCGTGCTCCCGGCAAAGACGACGAGTGCGCCGAGTGTCACCAGCGACCAGGCCGCGGCGATCTTGCCGTAATGATGGTGCCAGAACTTTGCAAACAGCAGCGGTCCCAGGGCGATCGACAGCAACAGGCCGGCAAACGGCAACGCGTAGGGCCAGCGCATCGCCGCGCCGTCGAGCCCGGTCGCTGCAAACGCATCCTGCGGCAAAAGCGTCAAGGAGACGACAGCGAGCGCGGAACCGCAACGGGTCAAAACACCGTTAGCCGCCAATGAAGTCTCTCGCCGTTTCAATCGCGCCATACTGATCGAGGTCGTTGTGTCCGCCTCCGACCATGCGAACGAAGCGCTTGGGCTCATGGGCGAGTGCGAACAGACGCTCTCCGAAGGCGATCGGAATGGCAAGATCGTTGGTGCCATGCATCACGAGGAGCGGCACAGTGACGCGCGCGATGCGCTCGTCGGAATGAAACGGATCGCGCATCAGCAGGCGGACGGGAACGTACCAGAACGATGACGCCGCAATGTCGGCCGTCGACGTATAGGGCGCCTCCAGGACGAGTTTTCCAACGCGATGCTCCGAGGCGATGGCA
This genomic stretch from Bradyrhizobium sp. CCGB12 harbors:
- a CDS encoding sodium:proton antiporter is translated as MRWPYALPFAGLLLSIALGPLLFAKFWHHHYGKIAAAWSLVTLGALVVFAGSTATLAALVHAMLAEYLGFIVLLFSLYVVAGGILITGDIKATPATNAGILALGTFGASIVGTTGAAMILIRPLIRANRVRRHNTHVIIFFIILVANVGGALSPLGDPPLFVGFLHGVDFFWTTRTIWLQTAIVAGLLLAIFVAVDVWRFRSEPPLGDTGRGEPPRIRGLVNLVLIAAIVVSLLASAMWKPGIAFDVLGTRLELEDVVRNLALLAIAALSVWLTPDEHRHANGFTWEPIREVAKLFAGIFVAIIPVIAMLNAGRDGAFAWLLSAVTAPDGAPREVAYFWFTGLMSAFLDNAPTYLLFFELAGGDPQLLMHELSGTLASISMGAVYMGALTYIGNAPNFMVSSIASENGIEMPSFFGYLLRAGAVLIPLFLLLTLLPVAPILHWH